A single window of Leishmania infantum JPCM5 genome chromosome 35 DNA harbors:
- a CDS encoding putative 60S ribosomal protein L27A/L29 translates to MPTRFKKCRHQRGSTFCGYGRVGKHRKHESGRGNAGGMHHHRINFDKYHPGYFGKLGMDHYHRKKNPMWKPTINLNNLSRLIAAEEAAKATKGGTLPVVDLQSSGYAKLLGNGHIQVPCIVKARYVSKLADKKIRKAGGAVVLQA, encoded by the coding sequence ATGCCGACCCGCTTCAAGAAGTGCCGCCACCAGCGTGGCTCGACGTTCTGCGGCTACGGTCGCGTAGGCAAGCACCGCAAGCATGAGTCCGGTCGCGGTAACGCCGGCGGTatgcaccaccaccgcatcAACTTCGACAAGTACCACCCCGGGTACTTTGGTAAGCTGGGCATGGACCACTACCACCGCAAGAAGAACCCGATGTGGAAGCCGACGATCAACCTGAACAACTTGTCGCGCCTGATtgctgcggaggaggcggcgaaggcgacgaaGGGCGGGACTTTGCCTGTGGTGGACCTGCAGTCGAGCGGGTACGCGAAGCTGCTGGGCAACGGCCACATCCAGGTGCCGTGCATCGTGAAGGCGCGCTACGTGAGCAAGCTGGCCGACAAGAAGATACGCaaggctggcggcgctgtggttCTCCAGGCGTGA
- a CDS encoding putative 60S ribosomal protein L23 — MGKDQANVKGCRFRVSVALPVGAVVNCADNTGAKNLYVISVKGYHGRLNRLPSAALGDMVMCSVKKGKPELRKKVLNAVIIRQRKSWRRKDGTVIYFEDNAGVIVNPKGEMKGSGIAGPVAKESADLWPKISTHAPAIV, encoded by the coding sequence ATGGGTAAGGATCAGGCCAACGTCAAGGGCTGCCGCTTCCGCGTTTCCGTCGCACTGCCCGTCGGCGCGGTGGTGAACTGCGCGGACAACACCGGTGCCAAGAACCTGTACGTCATTTCCGTGAAGGGCTACCACGGCCGTCTTAACCGTCTGCCGTCTGCTGCCCTAGGCGATATGGTGATGTGCTCTGTGAAGAAGGGCAAgccggagctgcgcaagaagGTGCTGAACGCTGTGATCATCCGTCAGCGCAAGAGCTGGCGCCGCAAGGACGGTACGGTGATTTACTTCGAGGACAACGCTGGCGTGATCGTGAACCCCAAAGGCGAAATGAAGGGTTCCGGCATTGCCGGCCCGGTGGCGAAGGAGTCTGCGGACCTGTGGCCCAAGATCTCCACGCACGCCCCCGCAATCGTCTAA
- a CDS encoding putative proteasome beta 2 subunit, with translation MPGFNFENVQRNLSLENEGYSAPRTLKTGTTIVGVVYKDGVVLGADTRATEGSIVADKCCRKIHYMAPNIMCCGAGTSADTEAVTNMVSSHLALHRLETGKQSRVLEALTLLKRHLYRYQGHVSAALVLGGVDVEGPFLATIAPHGSTDRLPFVTMGSGSIAAMAQLEVAYKDNMTCEEAKELVTSAIHKGIFNDPYSGTQVDVCVITKDKTELMIGYDTPNKRMHPRQEVMLPPGTTPVLKEEIRHLVDIVDV, from the coding sequence ATGCCCGGGTTCAACTTTGAAAATGTGCAGCGTAACCTCAGCCTGGAGAATGAGGGCTACTCTGCGCCACGAACGCTGAAGACCGGTACGACTATCGTCGGTGTCGTTTACAAGGACGGCGTCGTGCTCGGAGCTGACACTCGTGCCACCGAGGGCAGTATTGTGGCGGACAAGTGCTGCCGCAAGATCCACTACATGGCTCCGAATATCatgtgctgcggtgccggcaCGTCGGCGGACACAGAGGCCGTGACGAATATGGTGTCCTCGCACCTGGCCCTGCACCGGCTCGAGACGGGCAAGCAGTCCCGCGTGCTCGAGGCACTGACGTTGCTGAAGCGCCACTTGTACCGCTACCAGGGCCACGTCAGCGCAGCGCTTGTGCTCGGTGGCGTGGATGTGGAGGGCCCGTTCTTAGCCACCATCGCGCCACACGGCAGCACCGATCGTCTGCCCTTCGTGACGATGGGCAGCGGTAGCATTGCCGCCATGGCTCAGTTGGAGGTTGCCTACAAAGACAACATGACGTGCGAGGAGGCCAAGGAGCTGGTGACGTCGGCTATCCACAAGGGCATCTTTAATGATCCCTACAGCGGCACCCAGGTGGACGTGTGCGTCATCACGAAGGACAAGACGGAACTCATGATCGGTTACGACACGCCGAACAAGCGCATGCACCCGCGGCAGGAAGTCATGCTCCCTCCTGGTACTACGCCGGTGCTCAAGGAGGAGATCCGTCACTTGGTTGATATAGTGGATGTCTGA
- a CDS encoding 30S Ribosomal protein S17-like protein, which yields MLRQSLLRLPWWNFQTEHRQRCVMMYGGARTKNTHNANHRVYVRKFKRNAFPNRTRHHWAVSMTGVQGQRPRRMPWPYDLTSMIFNQPRQGSDKIGYVVGTSMLKTAVVAANHMVYYPKFNQRVSRTSRFFAHDEDLACVEGDLVHIKQSRKISKYKHYYVFSILEPNIEGRERLKLGLKAVPPPLFGYPVSRRVVKLNLTNTEGTKEKLAAAIQEHVQDAYRFAGPTPDQPRAKLTDSASFDEANKMIAPNASVTAELPPSEEPTFLGGGQPVAEEFSEVEEDSRHKKGDDYWMNLQPSDKYDFKNLKKSP from the coding sequence ATGCTTCGTCAGTCGCTTCTTCGACTCCCGTGGTGGAACTTCCAGACGGAGCACCGTCAGCGGTGCGTGATGATgtacggcggcgcgcgcaccaagaacacacacaacgcaAATCACCGCGTCTACGTCCGCAAGTTCAAACGCAATGCCTTTCCGAATCGCACGCGACATCATTGGGCTGTCTCGATGACTGGTGTGCAGGGACAGCGACCGCGTCGCATGCCGTGGCCGTACGACTTGACGTCAATGATTTTCAACCAGCCCCGCCAGGGCTCTGACAAGATCGGCTACGTGGTCGGCACCAGCATGCTCAAGACGGCTGTAGTGGCAGCGAATCACATGGTCTACTACCCGAAGTTCAACCAGCGCGTGTCGCGCACGAGTCGCTTCTTTGCTCACGATGAGGATCTCGCTTGCGTCGAGGGTGACCTGGTACACATCAAGCAGTCTCGAAAGATCTCCAAGTACAAGCACTACTATGTCTTCAGCATCCTAGAGCCGAACATTGAAGGACGAGAGCGGCTGAAGCTCGGGCTCAaggcagtgccgccgccgctgttcgGTTACCCAGTGTCGCGCCGTGTTGTGAAGCTGAACCTGACTAACACAGAGGGCACCAAGGAGAagctggcagcggcgattCAGGAGCACGTGCAGGATGCCTATAGGTTTGCTGGGCCGACACCAGATCAACCGCGCGCCAAGCTGACGGACTCTGCTTCCTTCGATGAGGCGAACAAGATGATTGCCCCGAACGCGTCTGTGAcagcggagctgccgccCAGTGAGGAGCCCACGTTTCTTGGAGGCGGGCAACCAGTGGCCGAGGAGTTCAGcgaagtggaggaggacagccGCCATAAGAAGGGTGACGACTACTGGATGAACCTGCAGCCGTCTGACAAGTACGACTTCAAAAACTTGAAGAAGTCGCCTTAG
- a CDS encoding putative T-complex protein 1, eta subunit, whose product MIQPQLVLLREGTDTSQGKPQLISNINACISIVDTVKSTLGPCGMDKLIHNGRDVQISNDGATIMNLLEIVHPAAKSLVDIARAQDNEVGDGTTSVVVLAGELLKESKQCVEDGIAPQVIVKAYRNSLSIAIKALDELCVPFKAEGNSNEENLIRCAETALNSKLINTERRFFAEMAVKAVMALNEDMNLDLIGIKKVAGGSMRDSMLVDGVAFKKTFSYAGFEQQRKKFDNPKVLLLNVELELKAEKDNAEVRLKDPKQYQSIVDAEWKIIFDKLDKCVATGANVVLSRLPIGDLATQYFADRDIFCAGRVANDDMTRMCMATGGVVQSTLNNVPAGVLGTCGTFEERQVGTERFNFFTGCKSSKTSTVILRGGAQQFIEEADRSLHDAICIVKRAIKTGSVVGGGGAIEMELSKKLREYSRTIKGKEQMVVSGYARALEIIPRQLAENAGHDSTDTVNKLRQKHYVTSEKDSQWYGVDIFNGGVCDTFANFVWEPTLVKRNALQSATEAACLILSIDETVTNPESDAAKKQAVGGGGRGGNMAMSKAGMGGMFAGAPGVTRMKGGRGK is encoded by the coding sequence ATGATCCAGCCACAGCTTGTGCTTCTCCGCGAAGGTACGGACACCTCGCAGGGTAAGCCGCAGCTCATCAGCAACATCAATGCCTGCATCAGCATCGTGGACACCGTGAAGTCTACCCTCGGACCATGCGGCATGGATAAGCTCATCCACAACGGACGCGATGTTCAGATCAGTAACGACGGCGCCACTATCATGAATCTGCTCGAAATTGTGCACCCAGCTGCAAAGAGTCTCGTGGACATTGCGCGTGCGCAAGACAACGAGGTGGGCGATGGTACGACCTCTGTCGTCGTTCTCGCTGGCGAACTGCTGAAGGAGTCGAAGCAGTGCGTGGAGGACGGCATTGCGCCGCAGGTGATTGTCAAAGCCTACCGCAACTCCCTCAGCATTGCGATAAAGGCGCTGGATGAGCTTTGCGTCCCGTTCAAGGCTGAGGGCAACTCGAACGAGGAGAACTTGATTCGCTGTGCCGAGACCGCGCTCAACTCGAAGCTGATCAACACAGAGCGGCGCTTCTTCGCCGAGATGGCGGTGAAGGCTGTGATGGCGCTAAATGAGGACATGAACCTTGACCTCATTGGCATCAAGAAGGTGGCCGGCGGTAGCATGCGCGACAGCATGCTGGTGGACGGTGTTGCGTTCAAAAAGACTTTCTCCTACGCTGGtttcgagcagcagcgcaagaagTTCGACAACCcgaaggtgctgctgctgaacgtGGAGCTGGAGCTCAAGGCCGAAAAGGATAATGCAGAGGTGCGCCTCAAGGACCCGAAACAGTACCAGTCTATAGTCGATGCAGAGTGGAAGATCATCTTCGATAAGCTGGACAAGTGTGTGGCTACGGGCGCCAATGTGGTGCTCTCTCGCCTGCCTATCGGCGACTTAGCCACGCAGTACTTTGCAGATCGAGACATCTTCTGTGCCGGCCGCGTGGCAAACGACGACATGACGCGCATGTGCATGGCTACCGGCGGTGTGGTGCAGTCTACGCTTAACAATGTCCCGGCTGGGGTACTCGGCACATGTGGCACGTTTGAGGAGCGTCAGGTCGGTACGGAGCGCTTCAACTTCTTTACCGGGTGCAAGAGCTCGAAGACATCCACCGTGATtctgcgcggcggtgcccaGCAGTTCATTGAAGAGGCTGACCGCTCCTTGCACGACGCCATCTGTATAGTGAAGCGCGCAATCAAGACCGGCTCTGTcgtcggtggcggtggtgccatCGAGATGGAACTGAGCAAGAAACTGCGCGAGTACTCGCGGACGATCAAGGGTAAGGAGCAGATGGTGGTCTCCGGATACGCCCGCGCGCTGGAGATCATTCCGCGCCAGCTCGCTGAGAACGCCGGCCACGATAGCACTGACACAGTGAACAAGCTGCGCCAGAAGCACTACGTGACCTCTGAAAAGGACAGCCAGTGGTATGGCGTCGACATCTTCAACGGTGGTGTGTGCGACACTTTCGCTAACTTTGTGTGGGAGCCTACGCTGGTGAAGCGGAacgcgctgcagagcgccaCAGAGGCGGCTTGCCTGATTCTCTCGATCGATGAGACCGTGACGAACCCAGAATCGGACGCTGCCAAGAAGCAGGcggttggcggcggcggtcgcggtGGCAACATGGCCATGAGCAAGGCGGGCATGGGCGGCATGTTTGCTGGTGCCCCAGGCGTCACACGCATGAAGGGCGGTCGTGGCAAGTAG